The Vanessa atalanta chromosome 12, ilVanAtal1.2, whole genome shotgun sequence nucleotide sequence GACCGAGCCCAACATAACGAGCCATTACCCGTAGATATGAAGGGttcaacttttttctttttactaacAAAGACTTTAAAAGACGCTCAGAAGACTCGTCGAAAGGTTTTTGATAGTCCGACGCctgaaagtaaattaaaacaataaataaaaaacaacctatccaaatataaattatatatacttactgaTTTTAAACTAGGCTATTTTACCAACGTCTATTAAAACGAttgatcaatattttaatatttagtataatgcaaattacaatcaatatataaaatatcgtataaatatagtttacagTACATCTGTTGCCGAAGGAATTTTAGCTGTTGCTGACTAAACATGataatgttcaaaaatataattaaaatatttttattataatgtatttactgAGAatcattttactaaaaaaaaattaatcattgatttctaaaaaaattcattttaagCTTCTCTGCTGTGATCAGAGATCCAGAAACCCTTACAGCGCTCTTTTATAACGCGTAAGTCTTGATGCGCTCTCTTTACTTTTCGCTCACATCTTAATTTTCCGGAATCCTGTCTAGGTGACTTTAGAGGAAGTGAAGTTTTATGATCATATTGTACCCCATACTTTTTAATTGCAGTAGAAGTTCTTCTAcaagtttaatataatgttcagattttttatttccaagAAAATCGTTATCACAGAGACGAAAGCTGTTCAAGCCATGCCTTAGTCATCTCTAAATTGAGTATCTTTTGTATGTAGTCTAATTTGGGGGCCATCATAAAATACCAACTTTTATCTTTTCTGGTCTAATGATTTGTCTGTCAATGGCTTGTTCTAAGGTATATTTTGCTGCACTCGACATCGATCACAACTAGTAATTGGGTAATTTAGTtcgatttttaatgtttaaaccGGTTACATTCATTCTACAAAAATCTTCTAGAACATTTCGTAGTTCTCGCCTAAAATTCggtgttccaaatttaaagacACTTCTTTTAACACTTTTCCATAGTCTTAAATATTCCACACatcatttacaaatacaattggGAGCCCAAGACTTTTGATCCAAGAGCATCCCAGAATACTCAAAATAGGTATTTTTCACCAACTCGGATATTACTTTACTGTGATGGTTAAACACATATTATCCGCGTATATAGCAATAATGATTTCGATTGTTTAAGCATCTCCCTGAACTATACATGACGCAAAAACTTCAGATAAATAATCTTCACATAGTAAAATACGCCTGTTAATCGATTAATATATAGgcttaaatgatataaaaaaaaaaacaaagtaacttGAACtgctcaaaaaaaaattgagtttagAACCACAGAATTATCGGCAACAgacaaaaagttaaattatgtaAACTAGTATAATAATTGGGATCAATAATCACAACGTAtagtgattaaattatttaaaacgttaatttaaaatagtcaaAAGATGCATCGCTAAATTTGATTAACTTTATTATTGCTACTACATACTGATGATgatacgtttatatttattttcttacggTTGTTTTGGCTATCCAATATAGCTCTTCTAAAAGACTATCTTGATTTTCCTCAGATGCTGGTAAATAAGTTATTCCTTCGTActgttaagaaaataaaaaataacttgcaGTACAGCTGTTACTATAGAATAATcaataagaaaaagaaatacctgaattaatttatttagattctCTCTTTCTATAACCTCAATTTCCATATCCAATTCTGAAGTTCGCGTTATCCTATTTACTGCTATACCTTGTAATATAATAGGACGATAGCGAACTAAATTAGTTGTTTCCTTTTTAttcattaacaataaaactaaCAAAGCCTGACTAGGTGTTATGTCATTCATCCAATTCTTCATCTAAAACGTTGAAAAATCAGAATGTATtggaacattttataaatacctactattgttttcaataatagTTTGTCTACCTCTTTTATTGCAGATAGTATCTTCCTTTCTGCGTTTCCGTCTAATACTGCGGATAACATCTTTCCAGAACCCAAAGCAAGGCAAAATTCTTccaaattagtaattttatttaaattggtgCTAGTCCTATTTCTCGATATACTAGACatagatttacattttttgtacaattttacaAATCCTCtctttttatttctagtattatttatacaaaactcaGCTACGCTTTTCCCCCTCTCGGCTTTAGAAGTGTGTGAATAATTACTTCTAACAGTTTTAGCTTTTGCaggataaaagttatttaaatgagaCGTTACAACAAAGTTGTCgtcattttcatttcttttaccaTAATGTGGATCTTGAATACTTATATCAGGGCTAGTGGAATTAAGTTCATTAGCATCAGGATTCTTTATCGTTACAAAGCTAATCATAAACGGATTTTTGTAAAATaccacttttaaaatattattgtgtgagatgtttaaattaaatataatatttctagaaCCTAATATAGTTTCTACAATGCGCACAAAACTATAATTATCACTAGAATGCAACAGTTTTTTGGAAGAAAACTGATATAGTTGTAAAGTATTGCAAGTATTAGGCAACCTTTTCAAACTTTGCATAGTATTATCAACCACGGATGTTTTTGGTTCGTAATTACACAAATCTATGAGATTTATGTGCCACAGaggtagaatatttttatttattgtagttaAAAGTCctcttatatcatttaaatcaaatgattTATGAGATGTTATCTTCATATTTCTTGAAATATCCCTAGAAATCTGTTTCGATGAAAATTGTCCATCATTGGCCACTTTTATCTTGAGATTAATTTGAACTGGCACCAAAGACCTGTTTGAATCATCGCTCTCACATCGAGTAAATTCTGATATAGTAGATAAATTAGAATTAACCTTATCAACAACAGGTGttgacaaattataattcattatttttttcattaatttcggCATAATACTGCAAAGTTCTGCAGGAAGAATTGCGTTAATAATAGTAGTTTTACATTTGAATACCGTTGGCTGATTTTTGATCAGTGTTATTGGTATACAAGGATATGACTGTTTTAATTGAAGAACGCGATTGTTTTCCAATGATAAAGCCACatcaaattgtattataatgttgGCCACGCAATGCTTAACTGCAACTTGATTGAAGTTATTTAATGTCTCAATTTCTAAGTCTGAAAGTCTGTTATCAAATCCAGGAATTGATAAATCTGAATCATTATTTTCAGATACAGTATTTTCATCAGCGATATTGTGATTAGaaactgaatatttaattatttgacttttttcagCTTCTGTTTGCACTCCATCGTCTTTAGTACCTAAAAATAAGAcaaattttacttattgttttttcttaacgtatttaagttcaaataaacaaaacattttttaatataattacttctATGGTATTCTCTAAATTTGTCTTTTTCTTCTTGATAGTAATATACCCCATTTCTTATTTTTCTAAtgacattttcaataaaatcactTGCCCATTTAGACTTAATcttcacattattattaatgctgGTGGTTAATGGTGAAACATTCTTAGATATTTGAAGGTCATTTTTGGGCAATAAATATGGTTGCTtggaaaatacaaaattattaacagtATTTGTACCAACATCTACCCTGCGGCTTGAAACTTTAATGTGTCTGCCTGATTTTTGATCAGTATACTTAGTGTTGTAAATTTCATGTTCAGGGATggtttttttgtgtataaattgCATCATTCTGTTTTTAATTCTGTGCATGGGTTTTTCATGTGGTTTCTTAAGACTGGTATCATTTCGGTCGCTTGGCAAAGTATTACGCTTGTCTTCAACTTTAGAACACGaagattttttactattattgatACCACAAGTATTAGTAGTtgcattatttctatttaaactttgatatttataattcacattGCTATTAATATCATCATCGAAATTAGGACCGTCAATGGTATACCACTTTCGCATAAAAGGCCATATATGTTCATCTAAACCTGCGAATTGCGGTGGGTCATAATTTTCCACAGTAATTGTAGAACTAAGTTGATCTTTGCCCAAAATAACTAAAGGAAAccttatactatttaattttcgttttatttcagATAACTTTATCGAACTTTGATTAACTGTAGGATTGATCGAATTAACAGGGGCTGAGGACGATAAGTGagacttttttaaaacatcttgCTTGCTTAGTGtactttgttttgttaaaagtacattttgacCTTTACTAAAAACGACTTTTGTAATACCAGTAACATGTTGTTTTGATTcatcgtcatatatttttttatttgctatatTAATTTCTATGATATCCTCCTT carries:
- the LOC125067871 gene encoding uncharacterized protein LOC125067871 isoform X1 — its product is MAITSFDIFFDKNTTKSSCSKSSNLNTFSSMKIDYTTNTSLTSSNVKHNKAKIDKYISPYISENKVQRLSRVTEKRFQHKNNDFMSSFPLAVNIYKANSDEFKSAKKCNKKVKKSVLTLPNETAPLPHACTVSDMNDSEYFNDDKDELRPKMRKAAPNKRKSRLRSRLNTLHDKDVKYCSKLDIQMEKSFKDMDTKFADDDSRNLKKTQKKPLRVNSDFNAHDVWSLLRKAEHFNFRPSPPVSQESSLVSIKKNKRKKNKQRSNRNDSRFIETRTEEFAYITSFVGNPQNSCSLSSFDRITVIEKQDEIQTISNEIGKGEADKSTIPFPFNCDSGKSQNTSKSKKSKPKQSRIKVNNSEKSSEHVSHSKVLRPITIQRNDVLLKGRDKKHQSNEIVFQNDIENNKNNFIEINLNNELNMTQINQCNDLDNYCNLSEKSESSKEDIIEINIANKKIYDDESKQHVTGITKVVFSKGQNVLLTKQSTLSKQDVLKKSHLSSSAPVNSINPTVNQSSIKLSEIKRKLNSIRFPLVILGKDQLSSTITVENYDPPQFAGLDEHIWPFMRKWYTIDGPNFDDDINSNVNYKYQSLNRNNATTNTCGINNSKKSSCSKVEDKRNTLPSDRNDTSLKKPHEKPMHRIKNRMMQFIHKKTIPEHEIYNTKYTDQKSGRHIKVSSRRVDVGTNTVNNFVFSKQPYLLPKNDLQISKNVSPLTTSINNNVKIKSKWASDFIENVIRKIRNGVYYYQEEKDKFREYHRSTKDDGVQTEAEKSQIIKYSVSNHNIADENTVSENNDSDLSIPGFDNRLSDLEIETLNNFNQVAVKHCVANIIIQFDVALSLENNRVLQLKQSYPCIPITLIKNQPTVFKCKTTIINAILPAELCSIMPKLMKKIMNYNLSTPVVDKVNSNLSTISEFTRCESDDSNRSLVPVQINLKIKVANDGQFSSKQISRDISRNMKITSHKSFDLNDIRGLLTTINKNILPLWHINLIDLCNYEPKTSVVDNTMQSLKRLPNTCNTLQLYQFSSKKLLHSSDNYSFVRIVETILGSRNIIFNLNISHNNILKVVFYKNPFMISFVTIKNPDANELNSTSPDISIQDPHYGKRNENDDNFVVTSHLNNFYPAKAKTVRSNYSHTSKAERGKSVAEFCINNTRNKKRGFVKLYKKCKSMSSISRNRTSTNLNKITNLEEFCLALGSGKMLSAVLDGNAERKILSAIKEMKNWMNDITPSQALLVLLLMNKKETTNLVRYRPIILQGIAVNRITRTSELDMEIEVIERENLNKLIQYEGITYLPASEENQDSLLEELYWIAKTTASDYQKPFDESSERLLKSLLVKRKKLNPSYLRVMARYVGLGLLKSSK
- the LOC125067871 gene encoding uncharacterized protein LOC125067871 isoform X2, with protein sequence MAITSFDIFFDKNTTKSSCSKSSNLNTFSSMKIDYTTNTSLTSSNVKHNKAKIDKYISPYISENKVQRLSRVTEKRFQHKNNDFMSSFPLAVNIYKANSDEFKSAKKCNKKVKKSVLTLPNETAPLPHACTVSDMNDSEYFNDDKDELRPKMRKAAPNKRKSRLRSRLNTLHDKDVKYCSKLDIQMEKSFKDMDTKFADDDSRNLKKTQKKPLRVNSDFNAHDVWSLLRKAEHFNFRPSPPVSQESSLVSIKKNKRKKNKQRSNRNDSRFIETRTEEFAYITSFVGNPQNSCSLSSFDRITVIEKQDEIQTISNEIGKGEADKSTIPFPFNCDSGKSQNTSKSKKSKPKQSRIKVNNSEKSSEHVSHSKVLRPITIQRNDVLLKGRDKKHQSNEIVFQNDIENNKNNFIEINLNNELNMTQINQCNDLDNYCNLSEKSESSKEDIIEINIANKKIYDDESKQHVTGITKVVFSKGQNVLLTKQSTLSKQDVLKKSHLSSSAPVNSINPTVNQSSIKLSEIKRKLNSIRFPLVILGKDQLSSTITVENYDPPQFAGLDEHIWPFMRKWYTIDGPNFDDDINSNVNYKYQSLNRNNATTNTCGINNSKKSSCSKVEDKRNTLPSDRNDTSLKKPHEKPMHRIKNRMMQFIHKKTIPEHEIYNTKYTDQKSGRHIKVSSRRVDVGTNTVNNFVFSKQPYLLPKNDLQISKNVSPLTTSINNNVKIKSKWASDFIENVIRKIRNGVYYYQEEKDKFREYHRSTKDDGVQTEAEKSQIIKYSVSNHNIADENTVSENNDSDLSIPGFDNRLSDLEIETLNNFNQVAVKHCVANIIIQFDVALSLENNRVLQLKQSYPCIPITLIKNQPTVFKCKTTIINAILPAELCSIMPKLMKKIMNYNLSTPVVDKVNSNLSTISEFTRCESDDSNRSLVPVQINLKIKVANDGQFSSKQISRDISRNMKITSHKSFDLNDIRGLLTTINKNILPLWHINLIDLCNYEPKTSVVDNTMQSLKRLPNTCNTLQLYQFSSKKLLHSSDNYSFVRIVETILGSRNIIFNLNISHNNILKVVFYKNPFMISFVTIKNPDANELNSTSPDISIQDPHYGKRNENDDNFVVTSHLNNFYPAKAKTVRSNYSHTSKAERGKSVAEFCINNTRNKKRGFVKLYKKCKSMSSISRNRTSTNLNKITNLEEFCLALGSGKMLSAVLDGNAERKILSAIKEMKNWMNDITPSQALLVLLLMNKKETTNLVRYRPIILQGIAVNRITRTSELDMEIEVIERENLNKLIQASDYQKPFDESSERLLKSLLVKRKKLNPSYLRVMARYVGLGLLKSSK